In the genome of Planctomyces sp. SH-PL62, the window CGTCCATGCGGTCGACGTAGCGGACCCGGGCGCGCTCGCCCATCTCCATCGGATGGTGCAAGGCGCCGACCTCGACGCCGTCGCCGGCCAGGTGCTTGTGGCAGAGCCCGCGACGCCGTTCGAGCATCGCCTCCGGAATCTCGCTCATCGGAACCTCCCTCGTATCCAGTGGACGTGGGCGGCGCGGCGCCGCCGGCTGTGAGTGGCTGGCTGGCGACCTATTCCGCCACGCTCGTCGAGACCGGGGTGCGCGACCGGAAGACGTTCGCGTGAACGCCGTGGACCAGATGCAAGTCGACGGATCGCGACGCCGCGTCGATCCTGCGGGCGTGCGTTCCGTCTCCCGCGGCGCTCTCGGCCGCGGCGCGGAAGAGCCGGGCGTACTGGACGATCATGTCCGTGTGGCTCGGCAGCGCGCGGAGGATCCACGAGGAAGCCTCGGCCATCGCCCGGCGCTTCGGTTCGTCGCGGGCCAACGTCTCCAGATGCCTGGCCAGGCTCCGCGCGTCGCCCGGCTCGTAGAACAGCGCGTTGACGCCGCGTCGGACCTGCTCGGGAATCCCATAAACGGACGTCGTGACGATCGGCAGGCCGCGCCCCAACGCCTCCAGGACGACGTGCGGATAACTCTCCACCCGCGAAGTGCAGCAGAAGACGTCGGCCGCCTGCCAGTACGGCGCGGTGGCCCCGGTCTCGTCGACGATGTGGAACCGCCCGCGACGATCGGCGTCGAGGCCGTCCGCGAGCCTCCGCAATTCCCGACTGTAATCGAGCGAGTCGCGCGCCCCGACGACGACGCAGCGGACCCGCGAGGCGTCGTCGGCCGCCATCGTTCGGAAGGCGTGAAGCAGATCGTGCTGCCCCTTGCGGTCGCAGACCGTCCCCAGGAGGAGCACGCAGACCTCGTCGGCCGCGAGGCCGAGCGCGGCGCGGGCCTGCTCGCGCGGCCAGCCCGCCAACTCGGCCTGGAAGCGCTCCACGTTCAGCGCGTAGCGGACGAGCCCGAAGTTGCGGCGGGTGTCCATGTCTTTCCAGACCTCGGCCGAGCTTCGCGCGGTGAACACCACGCGATAGGGGGACGGCATGCAGTCCAGGGCGATCCGCGCGATCTCGGTCGGGAACTGGTCGAAATACGTCTGCCAGGGCTCGCTCTCGTGAATGCTCCAGATGGACGGAACTCCCGCCTCACGCGCGGCGTCGACGGCCCAGAAGCCCTGGAGGGTATTGGCGTGCAGGACCTGACAGCCCTGCTCCACGATCAGGTCGACGGCCCTGCGCCGCGCCTCGGCGTAGCCGGCCTCGCCCCCGAACAGGCAGACCAGCGAGGGGTCGATGCGGACGGCGACGCCCGCCTTCTCGTACTCCTCGCGGAGCGGACCGTCCACCGGGCTTACGACGATCGGATCGGCGTGGCCGGAAGCTTTCAAGCCGGTGGTCAGCTCCAGCTCGAACCGCGACGCCCCTTCCCAGTTCAGGTTGTGCGAGACGGCGAGCACCCGGACGGGGCGGTCGACCGGCGCGACCGGCGCGACGGTGGGTTTGACCTCGAACGTCTCGCTCTGGGCGTCGTGATGGAGGCTGAAGTAGGGGTCGACGCGATGTCCGTGGATGCGTCGATAATTGGCCTCCTCGCGGGGATTGTCGCCGAACCCCCGCGTGGCCCCTTCGTAGTGGAACAGTTCCGCCTCGGCGCAGAGGACGCTCCGTCGGCCGGCGTCGTGGAGCCGGTAGCCGTAGTCGGCGTCGTTGTAGGCCACGCCGAAATCGGTCTCGTTGAAGCCGTTCATCTCGCGGAACAGCTTGCGAGGCGTCAGCATGCAGGCGGCGGTGACCGCCAGGCAGTCCCGCGTGACGCGGGCGAGCCCCATCGCCCCGCCGTCCCACCACGGCAAGAGCTTGAACGCGTGCCCGGCAAGCCCCTCGTGCATCCCATGGACGATCCCCGCGTGCTGGATCCGACGGTCCTGATAGAGCAGCCTCGCCCCGACCGCCCCCACTCCCGGGAGCATCGCCCAGCCGACCATCTGGCTCAGCCAGCGCGGCTCGATGACCTCGACGTCGTTGTTGAGGAACAGGAGCAGTTCCTCCTGGACGCGCGCCACCGCCGCGTTGTGGATCGCCGCGTAATTGAAGACGCCGTCGACGTTCGGGATGTGCAGGACGGTGTGGGGGATCCGGGCCAGGTAGGCGAGCGTCTCGGGGTCGTCGCTCTCATTATCAATGATGTAGACGCGATAATTGCGATAGCTCGTCTTCTCCAACGACGTGAGCAAGGTCTGGAGAAGCTTTTTCTGGTTCCTGGTCGGGATCAGGATGGCGACCGAGGGCCCGTCGTCGGGCATCACGGGTCGGAAGACGCCGCAGCCGGCCGCGACGGCCCAGTCCGGCTGCTCGACGCGACAGGGGACGCCGCGGCGGCCGAACGCCTCCTCGACGGCGCGCCGACCGGCCTCGAAGCTGTGCGGTTTCTCGTGGCCGCTCGCCGCCGTGGAGCCCGGCAGCACCCGCCAGTGATAGAGCATCTGGGGAATGTGCGCGATCCGTCGAGCCCGTTCCGAAGCCCGCAGCCAGAAGTCGTGGTCCTGCGAGCCCTCAAAGCCCAGACGCATCCCGCCGACCTGGCGGTAGAGGCTGGCGCGAACCGCCGTCAGGTGCCCCGTGTAGCAGAACGAGAGCAAAAGCTCGGGAGACCAGTCGGGCTTGAACTGGGGCGCGAACCGGCCGCCGTCCATGCCAAGCTTGTCGTCGTCGGTGTAGATCAGGTCCACGTCCCGCTCCCGATCCAGACGGATGGCCAGGTGCGTCAGCGCCTCGGGATGGAGGACGTCGTCATGGTCGAGCAGGACGAAGAACTCGCCGGTCGCGTGCTCTGCGGCCGTGTTGGTCGCGGCCGAGATGTTGCCGTTCGTCGCGCGACGGACCAGTCGCACTCGAGGATCGAGCGAGAGTCCGTCGGCCAGGTAAGCCGCCAGCGCGGGATCCGTGCTGGCGTCGTCGGCCAGGATCAATTCCCAGTGCTCGTACGATTGCGCCAGCACGCTGGCCACCGCCGCATCGAGCAGCGCGGGAGGCGTGTTATAGACGGGCACGAGGATCGAGAAGCTCGCGGGGCGCGGCAGCGTCTCGACCTGCTCGCGGAGGGCCTCAGCCCGGAAAGGCGAGGGTTCGTTGACTCGCCGCCAGGCGTCGTAGGCGTCGATCGGTTCCGAAGGCTGATGGTAGGCGCAGCCCGGCCCGCGGAAGACCCGCAGCGGGACCCATCGCCGGAGGTGATGCCGCACCTTGTTCTTAGCCTTCCGCACCGCCTTATTATAGGCGGCGCCCAGGCCGTCGGACCTCGCTACATGGACGAACCGCAGGGAGAGCCGCTTGAGCCTGGCCAGCCTCGCCCGCTGGACGGCCGCTTGCCGGACGATGTCCCGACGGAGCCTCCTTCGCAGGGCGGATTGGAGCGCCTGGCATGCGTTGATGACGCCCAGCGGTTCGGGCTCCACGATCACAGGGTGAGCCGCGATTGCGGGGATCGCGATCGGAGGCTCGGGCGCGGGGGCGGGGGCGGGGCGGGGGCGGGAGGCTCGATCGCGACGGGCGTCGCGGGCGGCTCGGGAGCGGGCTGGATCTCGGCGATCGGCGCCGGCGATTCGACCGCACCATCCGTGACCTCGGCCGCTTCGAGGATCTCGACGTGATCCTCGACCTCGACCTCCACGGTGGGCTCGATGGGGACCGCCGCCGTTGCGAGCGGTCGGGACCAATGCCCGATCGCCTCGCTGAGCGCGCGGCGGGCCTGGAGTGTTTTCGCGGAGGGGTCCAGGAGGACCTTTCGGTAGACCTCCAGCGTCTCGCTCGCGGTCTTCTCCCAGGAGAGGAATCGCGCCCGTTTCAGCCCCTTCTCGCGGAGTTCACGCCCGAGATCCGGGTCGGCCGCCATTCGCTGCATCGCCCGCGCCAGGTGGACCGGAGAGAGCCCCTCGGCGTAGAGGACGCAGTCGCCGCAGACCTCGGGGACGGACGAGAACGGCATCGCGACGACCGGCACCCCGGCCGCCATCGCTTCCAGGGGGGGGAGGCCGAAGCCCTCATACAACGACGGGAAGACGAGCGCTTGCGTGTTCTGGTAGAGCGCCCGCAATTCCTGGTGGCTCACCGCACCCAGGAACCGGACGCCCGCACGGCTCGGGTAATCCGACTCGGATCGCGGGGCTCGTCCGGCGAGCGCGAGCGCGGGGGGTTCGCCGTCGGTCCACCACTCCCGGAACATGGCGTAGGCCTCCAGCAGGCCCGGCAGGTTCTTGTGTGGGTAATCCGACGCGAGGCTCAACAGGTAACGGGGAGGAAGGTCGAAGTTCTCGAGGATCGTCGCGGTCTCGTCCTCGTCGACCGGGGAGGCGAAGGCGTCCAGGTCCACGCCGAGGAAGACGGGATGGATGACGCTCGGGTCCAGCCCGAACTCCGCCTCGACCTCGCGAGCGGTGTTCTCCGAGTAGGTCAGGACCGCCTGCGCGGCCGGCAGCGTCAGCCGGCTCGTCTGCTGATAGGCATTGTACTCGGCCTCGTTCGGGAAGACGTGGGCCATGCGATAGGCGATCAGATCTTGATACGTGAGGACGACGTGGGCCCGGGATTCGAAGAGCAGCCGGGCGTGGGACCGATCGAAGATCTGCGCGGGCTTGTGGAGGATCGCCGCGTCGTCGGCCCAATCCTCGGGCGAGACCAGCCTTCCCTCGACGCCGTCGGCCTGGAGGGGGTGCGCGGCGAGGAGGGTCAGCTCGACCTCGGGCCTCGCCGCGAGCGCCTTGCCCAGGTTCACCGCGTACATCTTCGTGCCGTTCATCTCCAGGGGGAGATGACGGAGGTCGAGCGCGACCTTGATCCGCTTCGAAAACTGGTAGTCGACCGCGTGGGCCGCGATCGAGCCGTCGAGCGTCCCGGCGTGGCGATCCACCTGCCCCTTCATGTAGATATGGCGGTCTTCCAGCGTCTCCGGGCCGGCGGGCTCCGAGCCATCTCCCGACTCGACCGTCTCGGGAGGATCGGCGAGGACCAGGGAGCCTCCCGCGCGTTTGGCGAAGAAGCCCAGAGATCCCGCCCGCATCAGCCAGTCGTCCACCGCCGCGCGAGGGGAGCCGAGCGAGTCGTCGAGGAGCCCCACGGCGTCGAGGACGTCCCCTCGAAGGTAGTTGCAGAGCCGGCCCGCACGCGCCGCGAAGAGGGTCTCCGGCAGGTTTGCGATCGCCCGTCTCACGCCTTCTTCGTCAAGCCCCGCATTCGCGTCGAAGCCGTCGCCGTGGCTGATCGGGGTCGCCAGGGCGACACGTTCCTCGGAGTGGGCCGCCGCGGCGAGGGGCTCGATCCATCCGGGAGTCGGCAGCGCGTCGGGGGCGAGAAGGATGGCGTCGCCGTCGCGCTCGGCCAGGCCGCGATTGGCGTAGTCCACCCAGGCCAGGCCGCGCGGGCACCGCACGGTCTGGAGCCTCGGGTCGGCCGCCGCCAGCTCGGCCAACCCCTGAGCGAGGACGCGGTCGGCGCAACCGTCCTCGACGACCATCAGGCGGCGGAGCGCGGGCCCGCTGCACTCCAGGATCGTTCGCAGCCGGGCCAGGATCGCGGGGCCGCCGAGCGTGACGGGCACGATGACATCGGCGAATCGAACCTGGGCCATGTCTTCCTCCGAATAGGATCGCTGGATTCAGCTCGGCGACGACGCTCGCTCGTCGGACCGCGGGCGCCTGCCGCGAGGCGCGGACGGGGGAGGTGTACCCCGATCCGACGGGGAGGTCAAGGCAGGTCGGCGGGCGCTCGGCCCGGTCGAGACTCGCCTTGCTCGATCTCGGTCCCCGGCTATAATCCCGCGCCAAAACCGCCCTTAATCCGTCACGCGTCGGGCCAGGGCGTCCATCACTTCCTCGGTCATCCACCGATCTCGAGAAAGGTAGTGAGCCCGCATGGCGAACCTGAATGCGTCCCCGCCCCGCAAGGGCCTGCTCGGCGTCCTCTTCCCGCGGACGTCCCCCGTCGCCCTGGCAGGCGAGGGGGCGGGCAAGGCGGCGAACGTTCAAGCGATGGAGATGGAGATCTCCTGGCTGAAGATGCAGCTCGCCCAGTTCCAGAAGGAACAGTCCCAGTTCGAGGGGCCCGACCCCTACTTCCTGGGCACCGAACACCTCTCCGGCATCATCCCGCCGATCCCGGGCGCAGGCGTCCGGGCCACCGCCGGCTCCCCTTCGATGGCCGGCTACATCCTCAGCGCGGACGCCTGGCAGATCCTCATCAGCAAGTTCCTGAAGCCGAATTCGCAGCTCCTGGACATCGGCTGCGGCAGCGGCAAAATGGCTCGCAACCTGGCGTACCACCCGCACGTGCGGAAGTACATCGGGTTCGACGTCCTCAAGGACAGCGTCGATTTCTGCAACCAGGTCCTCGTCCCCCGCATCGGGCCGAAGTTCGAGTTCCACCACCTCGACGTCGTCTCCTGCTACAACCCGCAGGGCGCGATCAAGCCCACCGAGGTCGCCTTCCCGGCGAAGGACGGCTCCGTCGACCTCGCCTGGGGCTGCTCGCTGTTCACCCACCTGCTCGAACCCGACGCGCGGCACTACCTCCGCGAAGTGCGGCGGGTCCTGGCCCCGGCCGGCATGTTCCTGCCGACGATCCACACCAACCCGGCGCCGGGGACGCGGTATTCCGGCGACGAGGTCAAGATCGACGTCGACGTCGACTACTTCGTCGAGATGTGCGACGAGGCCGGCCTGACGCTCGCCGTCAAGCTCGGCGAGGTCCTCGGCCAGTACGCCATGCTGTTCAAGGTCAAGCCCGGCAGCTCCACGCCGACGATCGTGAACGTGGGCGGGGCCAAGACCGAGACCGAGGTCGCCGAGGCCTCCAAGCCGAAGACCGGCGGCGTCCCCGTCCCTCCCAACAACGGCGCGCTCACCGAGGAGATGCTCCGGCTCAACGAGCAATGGGCCGAGAAGGAGCACGTCACTCCGTCCGTCCACCCCGGCGACTTCATCTTCTGGTTCGTGGCCACCCACCCGGAGATGTCGCTCGAAGACGCGACGAAGTACTACTTCGAGGACGGCGCCCGCTCGGCGGCCAAGCTCGACGGCCACCTGACCCGGCTGTTCGGCGAGGACAAGAAGCCGATCAAGCTCCTGGAATTCGCCTCGGGCTACGGATGCGTCTCGCGGCACCTCAAGAAGAACCCCCGGTTCGACCTGACCAGTTGCGACATCCACCCGGAAGCCATCGACTTCCTGACGAACCAGATCGGCGTCGACGCGCTCCAGTCGGCGCACACGCCTGAAGGCTTCGCGACGCCGAAGAAGTACGACGCGATCTTCTGCCTGTCGTTCTTCTCGCACATGCCCAAGGCGACGTTCGGGCGCTGGATCAAGGCGCTCTACGACTCGCTGGAAGTCGGCGGCTACCTCCTCTTCACGACCCACGGCGTCAAGAGCTGCCAGGGCCTCCAGATCACGGTCGACGACGCCGACGAGGAAGGCTTCTGGTTCCAGGCCCGCAGCGAGCAGCACGACCTCGACGCCGCCGAGTACGGCCTGACCCTCAGCCTCCCACAATACGTCGTCCCGACCGTCCACAAGGCGGTCGGCGCCCCGATCGCCGACTACAAGCAGGCCGAGTGGTGGTTCCACCAGGATCTCTGGATCGTCAAGAAGAATCGTTGATCCGACTCACATCCTGATGAATCCACGAGAACCCCGGTCGATCATCGGCCGGGGTTTCGCTTTGCGCCTAGGTTCTGTCTGACGGCTCGAGGAGTCGGAAGCAACGGCGGATCATGGCGAGCTTCACCATCGCCAGGAAATTGACCGCCAGCTTCTCGAACCGGGTCGCCAGGCGGCGGTTCTCCTTCAGCCAGAGGATGCACCGCTCGACGATGTTGCGGCGGCGGTAGGCCTCGGCGTCGAACCTCGGGTTTCTCCGCTGATCCTTGCGAGTGGGGATCACGGCCCTGATGCCCCGACGTCGCAGATAGCGGCGGATACGCCGCTAGCTGTAGCCCTTGTCGCCGGCCAGGCGTCGAGGCCTGCGACGCGGCCGGCCTCGACCGGGACGCTTGATCCGCACCGCCTCCAGGGCCGGCTCCAGGGACTTCGACTCGTGGGCCTGGCCCGCCGTGACGACGGCGGAGAGCGGCACGCCGCCGGAGTCGACGACCAGGTGCAGCTTCGTCCCGAAGCCGCCCCGCGAGCGGCCGAGGGCGTGGTCGACGGGCTCGGCCGTCCCCCTTTTCCCCCCCGGCCCCGGCGGCCGCGCGGCTGGCCCGGATGGACGTCCCGTCGATGCACCAGAGGTCGAAGTCGATCCTTCCCGAGGCGTCAAGCCGCAGGTGGAGCCGCTCCAGGATGCGGTCGATCGTCCCATCGCGAGCCCAGCGGTTGAAGCGGTCGTAGACGCTCTTCCACTTGCCGTAACGTTCGGGCAGCTCCCGCCACTGGGCCCCTGTGTGCAGGATCCACAGGACCCCGTCGAGCGTGGAGCGGTGGTCGTTCCACCGACCGCCCGGTCTGCCCGCCGGAGGGAGCAGGTCGGCGATCAGGGCGAATTCGTCGTCCTTCAGCTCGTAGCGTCGCGACATCCCGGCCTCCCTGGTGAAGCCGCCATCGTAACCCTTTACGAGCCGTCAGACAGAACCTAGCACCGCCCTCGCCCCGGCCCAGTTCGCGAGGATCTCCTCGCGAGACAGCCGGCCGGAACTCCCGTCCGAGAACGCGACGGCGAATCCGCCCGGATCGTGGGGGGCGGCGAACGCCGCGATTTCGGCCGGCGTCACGTCGCGAGGTTCGGTCCAGAAGATCTTCGGATCCGCCACCTCGACGAGGACGATCCACGGTCCCCCCGGGCCGACTCGGCCTGTGAGATCGAGCGAGCAAAGGTCGCCGTCGACGACCGCGGCGACGTTCGCGTGGCGCGCCGGGGCGGCCTGGGTGTTCAGGCACACCATGTCGTTGGGAGCGACGACGGCCGCCTTGAGATTCGCCGGGTGGTCCCAGGGGAGCCCGAAGTCGTACGGGACGGCGAACGCGTCGGGGAATTGCGACGCGCAAAGGATGGCCCGCCAACTGTGCATCGATCGGCCGCCCGCATCGAGCTGGACAGCCGGCGGATTCCGCCCGGTCGCGTCGCGATAGTTTCGCAGGCCCAGGTGGAGCCGGAACGGGTTGTTGCCGCATTGCGAGGCGCGGGCGGCCGTCCTCGCACGCCCTGCGGCGGTGAGAAAGGCCGAGACGCCCGCCGCGACGACGACCATCAGCGCCAGATGCGTGAGCCTGAATTGGAACGGTCGCATGACGCCTCCCCGAATGCGCCTTATCGGCCGTATCCAGTCTAGCGGCGTCCTCGATGAAGATGAATCGGCGTCAGCATGATCGACCGATTTCGTCGGGAAGTCAGGCGCTCTCGCGAGAAGCCTTCCTGGGCCGCTCGGGGATCGCGATCGTCGGCCGCGTCTCCCGAGGGAAGACCAAAAAATCGCGGGCGTGAAAGTAAGCTTCCACGCAGACGGCGGCCGTCTGGTCGATGTGGAAGCGAACCTCGAAAAGCGACCTGGCGCGGCTGCGATGGGCCGCGTAGAGGTCCGGGTGGCGGAGGTAGCGGAGCATCGCCGTGACCATGCGGTCGACGTCCAGCCCGCCTTGATCGTTCGACTTGGCGACGATCCCGGCCGTGCGGCGGTCGAGCGTCAGCATGTCGTGGATCGGTCCCCGGTCCGGCGCGATGACCGGGAGACGGCCCGCGAGGGCCGCGGCGACCCACGTCGAGGTTTCCGCGGTCGGGATCTCGCGAGGGACGAGCGCCACGTCGCACTGGGCGATGAGCGGCGAGGCATCGCGCCCGCCCTGAGAGACCATCTCCGACTCCATCAGCACGAGCCTCACGCGGCGACCCGCGCGTTCGGCGGAGGGGAGACGATTCAGGACGCGGACGGCCGTCATCGCATCCTGGCTCGCCTGAGGAGCCTCGGAACCGCCCGTGATCAGGAAGACCAGGAATTCCCCGTCTCGTTTGGCGATCCGCGCCGCATCGGAGGCGGCCGATGAGTCGGGCTGAAGGCCGGGACATAGGGGAATCCAGCGGCGGGCGGCCAGTTCCGGCCACTTTTTCAGGAATTCGGGCGACGGGTCGGTCTCGTGAAAGACGCCCGAGATCAAGTCGAGCGGGCGAGACGAGCGGGGGCCCGAGCCGGCGCGATCCACATCGAAGCCGCTGTTGCAACGTTCATCGTGATGAATGAACCAGGGGATGTTCAGGTCGGCATTGAACTGCGCGACGAGTCGATCGGCCGACTCGTGGCGGGAGTGGATGACGTCGATCTCGTGGAAGCGGATCAACTCCTGAAGGATCCTGACCCGAAGGCGGTTCGCTGCGCCGTCCTCGGCCGGTTGGCCGGCGGACCAGGGGGTCGCGCTTAGGGTTCCTTCGAGGAGGACGACGCGATCGCTCAACGCCTGCTGGAACGATCGAGTCTGCTCCGATGTCGAGACGGCGAGGACGAAGACCCGATGCTCGCGAGCCAAAGCGTTCGCGAGATGAATCGTCGACGCCGCGACGAGACCGGACTCCGAGCCGTCGATCACCAGGAGGATCCGCAACTCGCCCGGCGCGTCGAGTTTGCGCCGGAACCGCTCGCGGATCTCCTCCAGCGGGCCGGCGGCGCGGGCGTTGGACATGAGCGGAGGCCGCTTGAGCGCGAACCGCTCGGTCATCATGTCGTATTCGAAGAGCGTTTGGCCGAGGCTCCTCGCCATCGCATTGAGGGAGACGTCGAAGGTCTCGAACACGCGGGACTTGACGTGAAGCGTCTCCTGTGCGTGCGTGTCCGCCTTGATCGACTGGAACGAGACCGTCTGTTCGTGCCGCCGGTAGTCGTTCAGCGACTCGGGCGCGAACGCGATCTTGCCCCCCCGAATCATCATGGCGTAGAAGAGCCAGTCCCCGGCGAACCGCATGCCCGCCAGTTCCTCGGCGAAGTCCAGGCGTTCCGGCTTGCGGAATAGGACGGCGCTGGCGTTGGGGACCGTGTTCTTCTGGCTCAACGCGAGTTCGGCCTCCTCGGCGGCCTCGGCCGTGTACGCCCGGCGCCAGCGCTCGGGATCGAGGTCGTCGGTATGGCCCAGGAAATCGGCCGCCCAGCGCTCGCCCTGGGGCCCGATCAGCCCGGACTGGCAGTACGCCAGGGCGACTTCCGGATCGTGGAATTCGGGGAGGAGCCTCTCGAGGAATTCCGGACGGCAGGAATCGTCGGACTCGGCGAACCAGATCAGGTCGCCGGTCGCGAGATCCATCCCCTTCAGCCACTGGCGGAACGTACTGCCGCTGTTGCGCTCGTTGACCACGATCCGCATCGGGACGGGCGACTCCGGCGCGAGGCGTCGCGCCACCTCCACGCTGTCGTCCGGCGAGGCGTCGTCCAGGAAGATGATCTCATGGGGCCGGACCGTCTGCTCGAAGACGCTCCGCAGCCGGGTCTCCAGGAAGGGTGCGTGCCGATAGTTGGGGACGATCACCGAGACCTTCAGCACCTTCGACGGTCTGTAACCGTACTCGGAGCCCAGGATCGCGAGGAACTCGCCCATGAACCGCGACCAGGTGAACGAGCCCCGGATGGCGGCTCGTCCGCGCCCGCCCATCGCCGCGCGGGTCGAATCGTCGGAGAGCAATTCGTGGATCGTTCGAGCCATCGCCGCGACGTCGAGATAGGCGACGGCGACGCCGCCGCCGTCGAGGACCTCGGGCGCGCCCCCGGAGCCCTGGAACGCGACGACCGGGAGGCCGCTCTCCATCGCCTCCAGGTTCGCGAACGGACAAGGGTCCTCGCGCGAGGTCAGCGCGAAGACGTCGGCGGCGAGGAAGTACGGCGAGAGGTCGCCGCGGACGCCGGCGAACCGGATGCGGTCGGCGAGGCCGGCGACCTCGACGTCATGCCGAAGCCACTGGTACAACTCGTCGTCGACGACGTGGCCGAACCAGATGAACCAGGTCCGGTCGGCCAGGGATGCCGACTCCGGGTCGGCGAACAGCCGACGCGCGGTCTGGACGAAAAGGTCGGCCCCCTTGCGAAGGTCGATCGTCCCGCAGCCGAGCACGATCCGCGCGTCCTCGGGGAGTTCCAGTTCGTCGAGCACGCGTTCCCGCATCTCGTCGCGCGACAGGCCGCGCGTCCTGGCGTCGAGGCCGTAGCGCACGGTCTGGATCCGCGCGGGTTCGATCCCGAATCGATCGATCAACGCGTCGCGGACGACGTTCGCGGGGACGATCGTCCGTCGGCTGGCGGACTTGATCCGATCGATCGCCTCTCCGCCGCCGAGGATCTTGATGAACGTCGGCAGCTCGTGGATCCACGAGAGGACCGGGACGTCGGCGGCCTCCAGGGCCGCGTGGAATTCGCTGACCGCCATCGTGTTGCAGACGGCCGCGCCGGCGCGGGCGTACTCGCGGAACCGCTCGGCGATGACGGCCGGGGCCGATTCCCAGGTGGCGAGCCCGGCCTCGACCACGTTCGCCAGCAAGAGCGTTGGAGCCCGGCGGACGAACTCCGATTCCAGTTCACCGGTCGTCTTCAGAACCACCCAGCATTCGACGCCGGGGAGCTTCGATAGCTCCTCGCAGAGCCGAAGCAGGCACAGCGGCGCCCCGGTCCGGCAGGCGGAGTGCGAGACGAGCAGGACCTTGTAGGTCGCTCGCCCCCGCGAGGCGGCGGAACGCTCACCGTCGTGGATCTTCCACGGGAGGGCTTCGAACGCGGTCGTCGCGAGCGCGGCCGGGGGAGGCCCGGCGACGATCGGAGGGGAGACGTGCGGGGTCTGCGTCCCCACCGCCTTGCCGAACTTGTGAAGCAACCGGCGCGAAGCCCTGGCGAGCGCGGGCCGAGGTCCGTCGTTCGCGGCCACGCGAAGGAAGCGGATCGAGAGCGTGAGGCATCGGCCGTGCAGGCGGGTCTCCGGGAAGAAACGCCTGCGTACACCTCGACAACGCTCGATCACCCGGAGCGCCGTGCTTCTCCGCAGGTCGTCCAGTTGCATCGCCGCCGTGGCGTGGTGGTGCTGGAAGTGCGCCAGGTTGTGTCGAAGCCAGGGGTTTTCGCGCTCGAGGGCCGCGTGCTGGGTCGCAAGCGTCTGATGCTTCTCATCCAGGCTTGCGAATTCCTCGCGGAGCAATTGAAGCTCCTCGCGAAGTGCCAGAGCCTCCTCGATCGATGGGGTGGCGTCGGCGATTCGACCTTCACGCTCGCCCAGGACGAGGATCGAGGCGTCGGAGGATCGCCGATCGGACTCGATCGCCATGCGGTCGGACAGGCTCCGCCCCAGCCTCGCATAGACGGCGCGGATCTCGTTGCGACGGCCCGGCTCGGCGTCCGCCTCGAACAGCGGCCTGATGCCATGCGGGGGGTTTGGCCCGATCGCGAGCAGCCCGAGGCCGTCGCCGT includes:
- a CDS encoding DUF1559 domain-containing protein, which produces MRPFQFRLTHLALMVVVAAGVSAFLTAAGRARTAARASQCGNNPFRLHLGLRNYRDATGRNPPAVQLDAGGRSMHSWRAILCASQFPDAFAVPYDFGLPWDHPANLKAAVVAPNDMVCLNTQAAPARHANVAAVVDGDLCSLDLTGRVGPGGPWIVLVEVADPKIFWTEPRDVTPAEIAAFAAPHDPGGFAVAFSDGSSGRLSREEILANWAGARAVLGSV
- a CDS encoding glycosyltransferase, with the protein product MDVAHYLSAASFWAPDHAFEPSDHAQISPVIFWTIDAIRPRKIVQIGVREPGIYFSMCEAVRRLEIDARCLAVEPRLGSGTNSAFLEASLQRVREAHDRAYSTISKLLRPSSEEVVDTFQDGSIDLFHPSDAAGVEALMADFERWKAKFSDRAVLVLSRTCLQGRKLGAYDAFHDLVRRYPSFEFTHGDGLGLLAIGPNPPHGIRPLFEADAEPGRRNEIRAVYARLGRSLSDRMAIESDRRSSDASILVLGEREGRIADATPSIEEALALREELQLLREEFASLDEKHQTLATQHAALERENPWLRHNLAHFQHHHATAAMQLDDLRRSTALRVIERCRGVRRRFFPETRLHGRCLTLSIRFLRVAANDGPRPALARASRRLLHKFGKAVGTQTPHVSPPIVAGPPPAALATTAFEALPWKIHDGERSAASRGRATYKVLLVSHSACRTGAPLCLLRLCEELSKLPGVECWVVLKTTGELESEFVRRAPTLLLANVVEAGLATWESAPAVIAERFREYARAGAAVCNTMAVSEFHAALEAADVPVLSWIHELPTFIKILGGGEAIDRIKSASRRTIVPANVVRDALIDRFGIEPARIQTVRYGLDARTRGLSRDEMRERVLDELELPEDARIVLGCGTIDLRKGADLFVQTARRLFADPESASLADRTWFIWFGHVVDDELYQWLRHDVEVAGLADRIRFAGVRGDLSPYFLAADVFALTSREDPCPFANLEAMESGLPVVAFQGSGGAPEVLDGGGVAVAYLDVAAMARTIHELLSDDSTRAAMGGRGRAAIRGSFTWSRFMGEFLAILGSEYGYRPSKVLKVSVIVPNYRHAPFLETRLRSVFEQTVRPHEIIFLDDASPDDSVEVARRLAPESPVPMRIVVNERNSGSTFRQWLKGMDLATGDLIWFAESDDSCRPEFLERLLPEFHDPEVALAYCQSGLIGPQGERWAADFLGHTDDLDPERWRRAYTAEAAEEAELALSQKNTVPNASAVLFRKPERLDFAEELAGMRFAGDWLFYAMMIRGGKIAFAPESLNDYRRHEQTVSFQSIKADTHAQETLHVKSRVFETFDVSLNAMARSLGQTLFEYDMMTERFALKRPPLMSNARAAGPLEEIRERFRRKLDAPGELRILLVIDGSESGLVAASTIHLANALAREHRVFVLAVSTSEQTRSFQQALSDRVVLLEGTLSATPWSAGQPAEDGAANRLRVRILQELIRFHEIDVIHSRHESADRLVAQFNADLNIPWFIHHDERCNSGFDVDRAGSGPRSSRPLDLISGVFHETDPSPEFLKKWPELAARRWIPLCPGLQPDSSAASDAARIAKRDGEFLVFLITGGSEAPQASQDAMTAVRVLNRLPSAERAGRRVRLVLMESEMVSQGGRDASPLIAQCDVALVPREIPTAETSTWVAAALAGRLPVIAPDRGPIHDMLTLDRRTAGIVAKSNDQGGLDVDRMVTAMLRYLRHPDLYAAHRSRARSLFEVRFHIDQTAAVCVEAYFHARDFLVFPRETRPTIAIPERPRKASRESA